The genomic interval cagcacattcagatgaaaaataataaaccaGAAGGGCACTCGGAAAAGCGTACCTCCACACCCtatctcgccatgttaaagagGGTGAATCAAAATTCCCTGATCCGCCCATTTTGTCCGGATCCACTCTTGAAttgaatggattctttcttgggtcatgccccacccctccacaaaatttcatggaaatctgttctgtagtttttttgtgttatcctgctaactaacaaaaaaaaaagaagagacaaacaaacGCTGATGAACCCATGACCTCCTGGGCGGATGTAATCGATTAAAAAGAATGCTGCCTGTTGAAATGGCTCGTGTGCCTCATGCGCATGTGTCATGTTCAAATGGAGACAGGCCGACTGACAGCTGTTCCAGCTGTGACATCGTCATCAGAAAATTTCGCAGATCGCGCCGCAGAGGAAAACATGCGGCAGAAGCGTCGCCGAAAAACATGTTTCCTCAATTCCTTTCCCAGACCGAGACGCGAGGCGGGGGAAACTGCAGGTGCACTTAAGGGACTGATCTGACTGTGCCCCTGTATGCAGATAAAAAATGTGTACGCCATGTGATGTTTGTCTTGGCGTGGTGCTCTGACGGGCTTCCCCACTGAATCACAGCCGCCCTAGTAGAcgcgcccccccctcccccgtcctAAACACACTCTGTTTATCTTTAATCAGATGATCAAGtccaggaggaggggggtggcaGTCAGCACATTCCCTTCACATTCTTTGCTACTTCTTAATTTGTCCCCcgtctctctcgttctctctccagGTTACTACCCCTTCTTGAAGATCTACCAGGCCATGCAGTTGGTCTACACGTCAGGCATATAGTGAGTCTCTCCTGCTGTCACATGGCCAACTGATAGCAGAGACTAGCCGGGGCCTATTTGTTGGCACACGGGTGTTTTCCTTTCATGAGCTGCGGTTGCAGCATCGTCACAGAGTAATTAAACAGACAGGATTCAATGCAATTACACAAAGGACTACTTTATTCTTCGAATCCAGCTTTGAACTAATATCGTCCAGCTTTTTCTTGTTTGCCTCAAGGACTTTCCAAGAGGATAAATGTGAATAGGGGCCATTGTCAAGAGAAAAACATCTTGAGGAAGGCGCTAGAAAGGATCATTCACGCAAAACGCATGGTCACAATTTGTATATGCATCATCACGGTGACATCATGCAAACAGATCCAACAAATCGATCCATCAAGCTGAGGCCGTTTGTCCATCTCCTGGCATCTCGCCTGCATTCCTCGTCTGTGTTTTCACCTCTCTAACAGACTTGTTTGTGTCCTCTGCGTTGTCTGCAGTGACCTTCAAGGCACTGGCGGCAGGCGGCTGTGTGTGACCATCGAACCGGCACTTCTGCTCAAGGGTGACATCATGGTGAGTCATATGggaaagaaatgactgaacCCCCTGACATGGGTGGGGTTGTAATAGTGCCTtaatgactttatttatttcttagCAAACAGGGAAAAACAAGGCCGTACTACATACACTACTGAAATTTAGTGAAGCGGCCACGCCTCGTTTCTGAAATCTACATTTTGGTCTGGGATAAAAAAGTTGTTAACAAGCAATCataatttgtctgttttgtgcAGTCAGACATTTCGATAGTGTAGGCGACACTCATTTTGGAACTCAAAGCCTTAAATTTGCTCACGCGACCCCTCATTATCCCACATCATGTATGCATTGTCTGATCTGCCGTCTCGTCCCCCACTCTCTGCCGCCCTCTGCAGGTCAAATGCTACCACAGGCGAGCCCAGAGCGCTGACAGAGACACGGTGTTCAGGCTGCAGTTCCACACGTGCACCGTTCACGGATCCCAGCTCTGGTTTGGCAAAGGGGAGCTGGACGGAGCTTGTACcggtacatttttatttaggtGGCCGAAACAGCTGCTCGAGAGATTGAGAATCACAGGGGACAGAGGCGGTGAGGCTGCGGAGTATTTGCCAAAATGCATGAAGTTGAAGGAACGCGGGAAATGATTCAAGAGGAGGCAACTTAAGCAAGACAAAGCAAGGCACACTCTGTACCTATTCTGTATTGGTACTGCAGTATTCTGGTAAGAATGACCTCTTATCAGAGCGGGCTGGgcctggcaatgttggcgccctaggTGGCATTTTTGATCGGACTTAAAATTCCCGTGTGGGAAACGGATGCTAATCTCGCCCCACATCTGATGAATGTGTGAACAGGCGACTGTTTGGAAACACTTTGCAATATCAATGTGGTGAGTGCTGAAACAGCATGTAACCGTACCGCCAGTGGACAGGGGTCATAAGGTCGGCAAACTGACTAACATTGGCCACCATAGACCACAGGTCGTAGCAGACCAAGGCTTTTGGCTTAAACCCCAGAGTGTGTTGAACTGCAGCAAGGGAGTTCAACTGCTTATTTGTAAGAGGAAGACTGGGCTAATTCCTTTTTACATTCATAGTCTCACTTTAAATGCACTAGAACAAATTAGTGTTTATTGCTGCCCCAAAGCCCACGGTGGATTTCTGCCTGTTTTTTGCGTTTTTATTCTGgatgattttacattttcattcaggaAAAAGAGTTGCTAATTGTGGTGGGATAATCGCCACACGCTCCCATTGGATGAAATGGCAGCTCTTTAAATTGACATTGTGGGAACGTATTCACAGTGGTTTGGGCTCCTAATGCCGTGGTTGAATAAATCCCTCAGTAATAGCAGCGTGATCCTCATCCCAGATGTAATAACAGCTCTCTGGAGGCAAGTATAGTGACAATGAGTTGTAGTGCATGCCAGGGTGTCTAACTATTCCGAGAGAGTAACGCAGGCCTAGTGAGCGCTGATGCATTCCTCAAGTCCGTAATGAATACTCTCATTACTTCATTTCCTTCCTCAGTTTCACTTTCTCTAAAAATGACAGAACCCGTGTAGCTTGGGAGGCTGATGTCTGTGACGCATGCTGTCGCCAATCCACTGAACCAAGCGTTACATACGTACATAAACACACCATTGTGGGTTTTAGCATATACGTGATGTATCGGAACAGGAACCGATTGATCACTGGTATGCTTTCAGAAGTCGGAGCCTCGCGTGGAGATTACACTTTTGTTTGTGGGCTTTAATGTAGAGAGAATTCTAAACTTCCATGAGTCAGatcattttaacatgttttatgcctatttatgttgttttttcttccgtCCTCCCTAGATGAGCGTTTTCCGTCTGATGCCACAGTAGAGtttgtcttctcctctggaCCTGAGAGGATGAAAGGTTTGTTCACTCCACTtcaaattcttcttcttttagtaTTTGCCAAAAAAGTTAAAGACACATTGATGGAGGTGATCTGTTGGAGGCTTGAttaagggaagaaaacaaatgcagatgAATGGTCTTTCCTCAGGCCGTGAGTATCAGAAGAACGACCCGGCCGTCACAGTCGACTACAACACCGCCGACCCATTGGTTCGCTGGGATTCCTATGAGAACTTTAACCAGCGATACCAGGACAGTCTGGAGGGTAACACGCCGACTGTTTTCTTTATAATCAGCTTGATCTGTTGAACAATGTTCGACAGgcctaaaatatatatgtgtctgAGAActgattttgtgtcttttcatttttgtcttagATATTGCCCACACCAGAGGCCCTGTAGATGGCAGCCTCTATGCTCAGATAAAGAAGCGCCGAGGGGGCGGCTCGGGTTCCCTCACCTCGACTAATGGCAGCAGCCCAGGGGGCCTCCTTCCTGACGATAGAACGGATCGTCTCGCCTGTCAAGGTTCTGACTCCGTTCACTTGAACCAATCGTCTGTCCATCCTGACCGCCAGGACGAGCCCACTCGTCCGCCGCCTCCAACCAGACAGGAACAAGAAGACCTCGAACGGCTCCTGGGAGGCATTGAGGGAAACCGCGATGGAGAGCGGGAGACCGCCATCTTGGATGATGGGGACTCTTTGCCCTCGGAGCGGACCGGAACGCTGAGGCTCAGTCGGTCATGTTCCTGCCGGGATGGTTACCGGTCCCAGCGCTGTGCCGAGCCTGGCTGTGACCGCACCCTGCTCATGCCGAACGGCTACTGCCTTGATCGGGCTCCGGGCACCAACGGCCACCACGGCGCGACCCCTTCTGCCAGCCCGAACccagctgctcctctgtcacacatGGATCTGTGCCAGCACTACAGTCCCCACTCCCACCTGTCCCTGCCCCCTCCAGATTTGGTGTGGGACCGCCAGAGTGGCCCGCCGCATTACTTGCACCGCTCCTTCTCGGAGGCTCCCTCATCTCGCCATATCTGCCCATACCCGTCACCAGACCTTACCCCTCACTCTCACAACCCCCCACATcaccaccctctttctgccccgGGCCACCTCTGCTGTCGAGAGGACGACTACAGCCCCTAccatcaccctcctccacctcacagCCACCACCACGCCCACGCGCACCACCCCAAATCCTCCACCAGCCCTACCTACCACGATATAATGCTATTGGATGGTCTGCCGCCCCCTGGCTGCCATTGCAGAGACTGCACTATCAGGAGAGATGACTATCACAGCCTGAGGCTGGACCGAGGTGACAGCTTCCACTGGGACAGAGAGCCGGAGCTTCagcagagggaggtggggctgaGGAGAGCCAGGGAGGCAGAGATGCCCCGAGGGTCTGAGCAACACTGGGAGAGGGATCCCGGGCCCAGGCGAGGCAGAGAGCTGTCCCTCCACTGGGAGCGAGACAGGGAGGCGGAGCTGCAGTGGGAGCGGGACCGAGAGGCCGAATATTGGCACAGGAGAGCCACCGTAGCCGCCTATGGCCCACAGGGTCAAGATCTGCCTGCGTTCACATTCGACCCGTTGCCATCGGGCCACCCGGCCTATCCAGAGGCGTCGAGATCTCACGCTCACTCTCACCTGGATCTGaagtacagcagcagcagcagtggttaCCAAACCCCCCGGCAGGTGTGCCCCTACTCGCCGTACCAGCCCTCGCCGTCCGAAAGCAGGGGCTACGCCTCGGGTTACCAGTCCGAGTCCACGTCCCcgctgcctccttcctcctccatgacGGGGCCCTGCGGCCATAGCAACGGGCCGGCAGAGCATAACCacaatcaccaccaccatcaccacccaGACTCACAGCAGTCATACAGCTCTGACTCACACACTGGTGAGTCACGGCAAagcacagacactcacacatgaTTTCTTGTAATGGGAAACAGGAGTGGATAAATCATCAACAATCAACAATAGCATCCGCTGAAAATTGTGGATAAATCATCAACAATCAACAATAGCATCCGCTGAAAATTTGTGCTTACCGAGACAGATGCCAAACACATTACTCACAAATTGCCTCTTCTCGCCAGTCGCCAGCCTCAGCTGACACTGCAGGTTATGGATGTCCAAATTTTTGTAAACGTTTTCCatgtccctctccttcctcagaCGGCCTTCGGAGTTCCGGTGAAAGTGTGGGCTGGAGGGACCACATCACACACGGGTCCTTCAAGAGGGTCCACAGAGACGCCCACGCCGCCTGCTCCACGCCGTCCGACATGTCCGGACCGCCCACTCCCgtccacagcagcagccctcTACGCACGGAGGAGAGGTATTCAACCTTTACTCCTTTACTTGACAGGGTTTTGTCAAGGATAAAAACAAAGGTTGCGGCTGTTTCAAGTGTCCAAGAGTTGTGGCCGTTCTATGCTGATATTATCTGATACTAATCATGACTATAAAGATTcagggagggggacagagtggacatttttgaagaaaaaaaattcaacatcaCGGTATGTGACAGTAATACTCGTGTCTGTCCATTTAAGCCCCAGTCCCGGAGGGAGGGAGTACGAGATCCGGACCACAGACATCATCAGTGACTACGAGGCCTCGCAGCCCCAGGACGGACACTGTCGAGCTGATAGTATCGTTCAGGCATCCCCGGTAAACCACAACAGTAGCACGGAGCCGTCGTCCGCCAAAGACACGTCGCAGTCACACGCGCCTGCACAAGCAGAACCCCGCAACCACTGCGCAGCACCAACAGACCCGTCCCCTGCCACCCCCCACCCGCTGCACTGTGGCCCAGATGTGCCCTCAGTGGGTACGCCATCGACATCCAACCAGGGACACTGCCAGGCTCCTTCATCCCCTGTTCGTGCTCCGCCCGGCCCAGAGACACACCCCCAGCCTGGCGCTCTCACACTCCGGACCCCCCACCCTTCAGAGGCCGCTGCTCTGCCTTCCGCCGTGGCACAGCCGGTGTCCCAGCCCCGGCCCCAGAGCCAAAGCCAAGCCACTGGCTCTGCAGGGCCGACCCCGACAGCCGTGAACGGATCTTCCCCGACCATGGAAGCTCACCCGGAAGCCGCGAAACCCACCAACACCCAAACCCCTGCGTCCCCCACCTCAGcttcatcgtcgtcatcatcccCCAAGCCCGCATCCAGCAGCATGGAAGGTTCCCCCGTCTCTGATGCCCCGGTTCCCGGCTTCGCCACCCTGGGTAGGCGGTTGATGTTGAGTGGCTCTGACCCCCAACATCCGCACCACACCCAGCAGCACGGACCCCCGCATCACCACTACCCGGCCATGGAGCACAGTGCTGCTCTGGACACGAACAAGAGGCACTGCTACTCGGCTCACTCTCAGCAGCCTCACCCGTCCTCCTACTCCAACTACTCCACCATCTCCATCCCCCTTCCTCACCCTCAACCTCCTTTGCCAGAGAAACGCCACCCGCCCGCCCCCTTGGGTTCGCCCGCCGACGGGGTCGGGACTCTGAGGCCGGCCGTGGGCCATGCGCCTTCCGCCGCCACCCAGCATCAGCACCACGTCACCTTCTCCCCTACCGTGGGGGAAATCGCGCCCCCCGCGGCCCACGACGATGCCCCGACCTCTGTGGAGCCCGAGACCGCGAGCAGGGTCAGCGTGAAGTTTGTCCAGGACAGCTCGAGGTTCTGGTACAAGCCTGGTATCACCAGAGAGCAAGGTGGGGTCTGACAGAGTAACGCtctctatttccttttttcctaaCTTTTACAATTGTAAAGTTTTTATTGAGAATTACAGAAGATAGCATTCCCTAATGTTTCGGTTGTGCCGTAGCAATCGCAGCTCTGAAGGAGAGAGAGCCAGGAACCTTCCTGATCAGGGATAGCAACTCTTTCCAGGGAGCTTACGGTTTGGCCCTGAAGGTGGCCACGCCTCCGGCCAATGTCAACAGCCACAGCAGCAAAGGTTAAATCTACTGTTCacgttctatatatatatatacatgtatcatttttacatgtttgtttcttctgttcGGCAGCAGCGGGCACAACGTTGCTACCGGACAGTTTTGCGCATTCAGCAGTTGCAGTTTGTCCTCGGCGGACGATGATATTCGCAGCGCGTTAACGGTAAATCTCTCTGGTTACAGCGGGCGACCCTCTGGAGCAGCTGGTCCGACACTTCCTCATAGAAACGGGCCCTCGAGGAGTCAAGATTAAAGGGTGTCAGAACGAGCCCTACTTTGGTAGGTTGTGTCCTTCGCCCACCTCCGgggaaaatattcatgtttgatgtttgacaAATGGggcacaggagagagagaactgtgTTACGTATGCAACCTGTTAATATTGGCGGATGTAAGAAATTTGTTCCTGTTACCTGTTATCCACAGGGAGTCTGTCTGCACTGGTCTACCAACACTCTATCACACCCATTTCGTTGCCGTGCGCTCTGAAGATTTCAGAAAAAGGTTggttcaaatgtgaatattttcattgtTAATAAATCGCCCTGACAGTCATTGTTTTGATTATCAAAGTGGCTATTAAAATTCCCTAAAACCAAAGGGGATTGATCAACTACTAATTGTTTGAGAgctttttttataattattataatatgatataatgtaATCGGTGGTGAGTTACAGGAAATGCACTTGAAACCTTCCGGTGgctgagtttgtgttttgtgtatccGCGTCGCCTTCAGATCTGATAGGAGAGGTGCAGGAGGTGCAGCCGGTGAGCAACGTCAGCACGGCCGCTGACCTGCTGAAGCAAGGAGCGGGTGAGTGTGTCCGCCCTGCCACGCCTCTCCGATCCCCTCCGACTCAGCGTCCACATTCCacctgttactgtgtgtgtgtgtgtgtgtgtgtgtgtgt from Scophthalmus maximus strain ysfricsl-2021 chromosome 3, ASM2237912v1, whole genome shotgun sequence carries:
- the tns2a gene encoding tensin-2 isoform X2, with product MGCVLSSDGCGEEEVQPLPVARDPSLKRRSLERSESGRMRLTKAGKGEPHVFKEKTFKKKRQCSVCRQNVDHVGSFCRVCKTATHRKCEVKVTSACIPVPPNDLVSPPPSSVSFPREQSANKTRFPTQPIRSREQRRGTAPSRHTQHLGSTKSLTYTKQRNTLPRSFSVDRVMERVMERHYDFDLTYITERIISVFFPPKLEEQRYRLNLKEVAAMLKSKHQDKFLLLNLSERRHDISRINPKVHDFGWPDLHAPPLDKICAICKAMETWLTSDPQHVVVLHCKGNKGKTGVIIAAYMHYSKISAGADQALSTLAMRKFCEDKVSSSLQPSQNRYIYYFGGLLSGAIKMNSSPLFLHQVLIPSLPNFQGEGGYYPFLKIYQAMQLVYTSGIYDLQGTGGRRLCVTIEPALLLKGDIMVKCYHRRAQSADRDTVFRLQFHTCTVHGSQLWFGKGELDGACTDERFPSDATVEFVFSSGPERMKGREYQKNDPAVTVDYNTADPLVRWDSYENFNQRYQDSLEDIAHTRGPVDGSLYAQIKKRRGGGSGSLTSTNGSSPGGLLPDDRTDRLACQGSDSVHLNQSSVHPDRQDEPTRPPPPTRQEQEDLERLLGGIEGNRDGERETAILDDGDSLPSERTGTLRLSRSCSCRDGYRSQRCAEPGCDRTLLMPNGYCLDRAPGTNGHHGATPSASPNPAAPLSHMDLCQHYSPHSHLSLPPPDLVWDRQSGPPHYLHRSFSEAPSSRHICPYPSPDLTPHSHNPPHHHPLSAPGHLCCREDDYSPYHHPPPPHSHHHAHAHHPKSSTSPTYHDIMLLDGLPPPGCHCRDCTIRRDDYHSLRLDRGDSFHWDREPELQQREVGLRRAREAEMPRGSEQHWERDPGPRRGRELSLHWERDREAELQWERDREAEYWHRRATVAAYGPQGQDLPAFTFDPLPSGHPAYPEASRSHAHSHLDLKYSSSSSGYQTPRQVCPYSPYQPSPSESRGYASGYQSESTSPLPPSSSMTGPCGHSNGPAEHNHNHHHHHHPDSQQSYSSDSHTDGLRSSGESVGWRDHITHGSFKRVHRDAHAACSTPSDMSGPPTPVHSSSPLRTEESPSPGGREYEIRTTDIISDYEASQPQDGHCRADSIVQASPVNHNSSTEPSSAKDTSQSHAPAQAEPRNHCAAPTDPSPATPHPLHCGPDVPSVGTPSTSNQGHCQAPSSPVRAPPGPETHPQPGALTLRTPHPSEAAALPSAVAQPVSQPRPQSQSQATGSAGPTPTAVNGSSPTMEAHPEAAKPTNTQTPASPTSASSSSSSPKPASSSMEGSPVSDAPVPGFATLGRRLMLSGSDPQHPHHTQQHGPPHHHYPAMEHSAALDTNKRHCYSAHSQQPHPSSYSNYSTISIPLPHPQPPLPEKRHPPAPLGSPADGVGTLRPAVGHAPSAATQHQHHVTFSPTVGEIAPPAAHDDAPTSVEPETASRVSVKFVQDSSRFWYKPGITREQAIAALKEREPGTFLIRDSNSFQGAYGLALKVATPPANVNSHSSKAGDPLEQLVRHFLIETGPRGVKIKGCQNEPYFGSLSALVYQHSITPISLPCALKISEKDLIGEVQEVQPVSNVSTAADLLKQGAACNVLYLNSVETESLTGPQAIAKATDATLGRNPRPAATVVQFKVTSQGITLTDSQRRVFFRRHYPVSSVTFSSVDPNNRRVFGFVAKKPGSQAENVCHVFAELDPEQPASAIVNFINKVLLSQRR
- the tns2a gene encoding tensin-2 isoform X5 codes for the protein MISGKMSKAGKGEPHVFKEKTFKKKRQCSVCRQNVDHVGSFCRVCKTATHRKCEVKVTSACIPVPPNDLVSPPPSSVSFPREQSANKTRFPTQPIRSREQRRGTAPSRHTQHLGSTKSLTYTKQRNTLPRSFSVDRVMERVMERHYDFDLTYITERIISVFFPPKLEEQRYRLNLKEVAAMLKSKHQDKFLLLNLSERRHDISRINPKVHDFGWPDLHAPPLDKICAICKAMETWLTSDPQHVVVLHCKGNKGKTGVIIAAYMHYSKISAGADQALSTLAMRKFCEDKVSSSLQPSQNRYIYYFGGLLSGAIKMNSSPLFLHQVLIPSLPNFQGEGGYYPFLKIYQAMQLVYTSGIYDLQGTGGRRLCVTIEPALLLKGDIMVKCYHRRAQSADRDTVFRLQFHTCTVHGSQLWFGKGELDGACTDERFPSDATVEFVFSSGPERMKGREYQKNDPAVTVDYNTADPLVRWDSYENFNQRYQDSLEDIAHTRGPVDGSLYAQIKKRRGGGSGSLTSTNGSSPGGLLPDDRTDRLACQGSDSVHLNQSSVHPDRQDEPTRPPPPTRQEQEDLERLLGGIEGNRDGERETAILDDGDSLPSERTGTLRLSRSCSCRDGYRSQRCAEPGCDRTLLMPNGYCLDRAPGTNGHHGATPSASPNPAAPLSHMDLCQHYSPHSHLSLPPPDLVWDRQSGPPHYLHRSFSEAPSSRHICPYPSPDLTPHSHNPPHHHPLSAPGHLCCREDDYSPYHHPPPPHSHHHAHAHHPKSSTSPTYHDIMLLDGLPPPGCHCRDCTIRRDDYHSLRLDRGDSFHWDREPELQQREVGLRRAREAEMPRGSEQHWERDPGPRRGRELSLHWERDREAELQWERDREAEYWHRRATVAAYGPQGQDLPAFTFDPLPSGHPAYPEASRSHAHSHLDLKYSSSSSGYQTPRQVCPYSPYQPSPSESRGYASGYQSESTSPLPPSSSMTGPCGHSNGPAEHNHNHHHHHHPDSQQSYSSDSHTDGLRSSGESVGWRDHITHGSFKRVHRDAHAACSTPSDMSGPPTPVHSSSPLRTEESPSPGGREYEIRTTDIISDYEASQPQDGHCRADSIVQASPVNHNSSTEPSSAKDTSQSHAPAQAEPRNHCAAPTDPSPATPHPLHCGPDVPSVGTPSTSNQGHCQAPSSPVRAPPGPETHPQPGALTLRTPHPSEAAALPSAVAQPVSQPRPQSQSQATGSAGPTPTAVNGSSPTMEAHPEAAKPTNTQTPASPTSASSSSSSPKPASSSMEGSPVSDAPVPGFATLGRRLMLSGSDPQHPHHTQQHGPPHHHYPAMEHSAALDTNKRHCYSAHSQQPHPSSYSNYSTISIPLPHPQPPLPEKRHPPAPLGSPADGVGTLRPAVGHAPSAATQHQHHVTFSPTVGEIAPPAAHDDAPTSVEPETASRVSVKFVQDSSRFWYKPGITREQAIAALKEREPGTFLIRDSNSFQGAYGLALKVATPPANVNSHSSKAGDPLEQLVRHFLIETGPRGVKIKGCQNEPYFGSLSALVYQHSITPISLPCALKISEKDLIGEVQEVQPVSNVSTAADLLKQGAACNVLYLNSVETESLTGPQAIAKATDATLGRNPRPAATVVQFKVTSQGITLTDSQRRVFFRRHYPVSSVTFSSVDPNNRRWINSNHTTVKVFGFVAKKPGSQAENVCHVFAELDPEQPASAIVNFINKVLLSQRR